Below is a genomic region from Deinococcus misasensis DSM 22328.
TTTTCCTGCCATTCAGGGCACCTGCCATGGCTTTTTGCCAGAGGGGTGCGGCCACATCGCCACTGAACAGGTTTGAAGGCAGTGGGGCATTGTCGCTCCTGCCGATCCAGACGGCCCCGGCAAGCTCTGGGGTGATGCCCACAAACCAGAGGTCTTTCACATCGTTGGTGGTTCCGGTTTTGCCCCCCACCTGCCAGCCCGGAATGCGGGCTTTCCAACCCAAACCGCCCTGTGCAGGGGTCAGGTCAGAGACAAAGCCACGCAGCAAATTCAACCCCTCAAAAGCGGTTCTTTCATCCCACACCTGTTTGGCCTCGGGCTTCTGGTTGTCCCAGAGCACCCTTTCACCTTGCAGGACTTTCTGGATCACCCTTGGTTTGAAGAAGGTTCCAGCGTTGGCGTAGGGGGCATATGCAGCAGCCATCTCCAGAGGACTGGCCTCCACAGCACCAATGGCCAGCGGAAGCCCTGCTCTGGGATCTGCCTGCAGCCCCAACTGTTGTAGCTTGCTGGCAAAAGGATCAACGCCGATCTGGTCGAGCAAGTGCACGGCAGGCAGGTTCAAGCTGTGGTCCAGAGCATCCTGAAAAGTCACAGCTTTGCCACTGTAACGACCATTGAAATTCTGAGGCTGATATTCACCTTTGAGGGGCAGGTCCAGCACGGTGCTGTGCAGAGTGAACCCTCGGGTCAGGGCAAAGGTGTACAGCAAAGGTTTGATCGAACTGCCCACCTGCCGTTTGGATCGGGTGGCATGGTTCCATTCTTCCAGGAGGCCATCCCCCAACTTCTGGCCCACCAGAGCTTTCACATCGCCATTTTTGGGGTTGAGGAGGGCAATCCCCAGTGTGGTGCCCTCAGGCAAGTTGGCTTCGATGCTGGCCCGTTCAGCGGACCTCTGGGCCTGCACATTCAGGGTGGTCAGCACCGACACATCCGATTGGTACAGCAAACTTTTGGAGAAGCGCTCCAGCAGTTCGCGCTCCACCTGATCCAGAAAACCATCTGCAAAACGCACTCTGGGCGCAGGTGAATTCTGTTTTCTGGCGTCTGGATTGACCAGAGTGGCTTCCAGAAGGTTGCCCTGCTCGTCATAACGCACAGACCATCCTGCAGGTTTCAGGGGAAACCGCCACGCTTCCAGAGCTTCCTGAGGGGTGACCATGCGGCTTTCCACCATGCGGTCCAGCAGGTTTTTCATCAGGGGGCGGTAAGACGGGTAATCCAGATACCGCCTCGGGTTGGGCAACAAGGTGGTCAGGTACACGCTCTCTGCAAGGTTGAGGTCTCTGGCATGCTTGCGGAAATACACCAGCGCCGCATCTTCTGCACCCATCAGGTCGGTGCGTCCCACACCCCAGTACACCACGTTCAGGTAAGCGGTCAGGATTTCGACTTTGCTGAATTTCTTCTCGACCTTCAGAGCCATCAGGGCCTCTTTCAGTTTGCGGGTGGGGTTTCTGGCCCCTTGCATCTCGGAGAGCAGGGTGTTTTTGACCACCTGCTGGGTCAGGGTGCTTCCGCCTTGTGGATCCCCTCTCAGGGTGCTGAACACCGCCCGACCCAGACCGCGCCAATCGATGCCAGCGTGCATGAAGAAACGCTCGTCTTCGCTGGCAACCACCGATTTGCGCAGCCACGGACTGAAACCGTCCGTGCCCAGCACCTGACGGCTGACCCGTGCGCCACTGCTCAGGGTGGGGGAGAGGGCGGCCAGCACTTCACCGTTCTGGTCCAGTATGGTGGCTTTTCCGGCGTACTCCAGTTGCTTGACGGTGTGAACCCGACGGATCTCGGGTTGCCAGCTGAGCAGGATGAGGGCAAAAAGGGCGATCAAAGCGAAAAAAACATAAAGCATCACCCTCAAAACAAGATTCAAACGGGGCATGGGGTCATTTTACAGCTGCAGCAGACCTCTGGCAGTGCCTGTTGCTGACGGATCAGGGGATCTGTACGTGCTGATTCCAGCTGAAATTCAACGGTGTACCATGGAGCACAGCATCTCTTTGATCCATCAAAGCTGTCTGGGACAACCAGAACAGTCGTTTTTCCAGTGATTGAACATTCACACCCTTGCCGTCCTCTAAAGGAGACCCATGAAACTCGACATTGTGCATCAGGCCGCCCCCGAGAAACGCCACCCGACCCCCATTTTGCTGGTGCATGGTCTCTGGGCTGGCGTGTGGGCCTGGAAGGAACACTTCATGCCGCATTTTGCCAGCGCAGGATACGACGTGTACGCGGTGAGTTTGCGCGGCCACGGAAACAGCGAGGGCACCGAAAAGCTCTTTACCACCCGCCTAAACGATTATATGAAAGACGTTCATGAGGCTGTGCTTTCCCTGCCTCAGAAGCCCATTTTGATTGGTCATTCCAATGGGGGGATGGTGGTGCAAAAATACCTGCAAGAGCACACCTTGCCTGCTGCTGTGCTGCTGGGAACCATGTCCATCAGCGGATCTTGGATGACCTTCCTGAGGGGCCTGAAAAACGATCCTGCTTTGTTTTTGAAGGTCACCTTCACCTTCAACCTCCAGCATCTGGTGGGAAGCCCTGAACGGGCAAGAACC
It encodes:
- a CDS encoding alpha/beta hydrolase, which codes for MKLDIVHQAAPEKRHPTPILLVHGLWAGVWAWKEHFMPHFASAGYDVYAVSLRGHGNSEGTEKLFTTRLNDYMKDVHEAVLSLPQKPILIGHSNGGMVVQKYLQEHTLPAAVLLGTMSISGSWMTFLRGLKNDPALFLKVTFTFNLQHLVGSPERARTAFFSNTLSAEKTARYFQQMGRESFVAFLDTLFVQLDPRKLKTPLLVLGAERDFFFTPAQQQQTAKAYGTTAHIFPNMAHAMMLEEGWQEVADHILNWLGLEISRL
- a CDS encoding transglycosylase domain-containing protein, which codes for MPRLNLVLRVMLYVFFALIALFALILLSWQPEIRRVHTVKQLEYAGKATILDQNGEVLAALSPTLSSGARVSRQVLGTDGFSPWLRKSVVASEDERFFMHAGIDWRGLGRAVFSTLRGDPQGGSTLTQQVVKNTLLSEMQGARNPTRKLKEALMALKVEKKFSKVEILTAYLNVVYWGVGRTDLMGAEDAALVYFRKHARDLNLAESVYLTTLLPNPRRYLDYPSYRPLMKNLLDRMVESRMVTPQEALEAWRFPLKPAGWSVRYDEQGNLLEATLVNPDARKQNSPAPRVRFADGFLDQVERELLERFSKSLLYQSDVSVLTTLNVQAQRSAERASIEANLPEGTTLGIALLNPKNGDVKALVGQKLGDGLLEEWNHATRSKRQVGSSIKPLLYTFALTRGFTLHSTVLDLPLKGEYQPQNFNGRYSGKAVTFQDALDHSLNLPAVHLLDQIGVDPFASKLQQLGLQADPRAGLPLAIGAVEASPLEMAAAYAPYANAGTFFKPRVIQKVLQGERVLWDNQKPEAKQVWDERTAFEGLNLLRGFVSDLTPAQGGLGWKARIPGWQVGGKTGTTNDVKDLWFVGITPELAGAVWIGRSDNAPLPSNLFSGDVAAPLWQKAMAGALNGRKITAFESPEEIKAQAASRGPEVVRSALPQAQNTKPVSTEAIQKTTPATKNKNQQATLYARQDKERKVFQQKEDRLLALQAKARGSVEQERQNLLESQQTEQNRLKLKMANLVRQQQVDATLQKVRIAATLSKEQKALETRKYDRLLQTQKQQRITVQREISLLNQKQKSQRVALLQKEGRLLTLQKRERIQLREQEMALLSAQKKERVRLLQTQAQL